The following coding sequences lie in one Arachis ipaensis cultivar K30076 chromosome B03, Araip1.1, whole genome shotgun sequence genomic window:
- the LOC107631737 gene encoding LETM1 and EF-hand domain-containing protein 1, mitochondrial produces MASRAILRRKRFVDQYLNASSTLIPSSNSLLRRGTATQDLTSPPSAPPSDNPHGATSPSFPSVEPLYFSRLGFRPYARSFSISRDFASEFNAPMGMRWMTASQSLRRVSTATAKQPDDDNERNEEMVAKKRKEASPEECDQAVEGLTTVKAKAKAKRQQESQKDSQSILQRVWATFLGIGPALRAVASMSREDWAKKLVHWKTEFVSTLQHYWLGFKLLWVDVRISSRLLLKLAGGKSLTRRERQQLTRTTADIFRLVPFAVFIIVPFMEFLLPVALKLFPNMLPSTFQDKMKEQEALKRRLKARIEYARFLQDTVKEMAKEVQNSRSGEIKKTAEDLDEFLNLIRRGSRVSNEEILGFAKLFNDELTLDNISRPRLVNMCKYMGISPFGTDAYLRYMLRKRLQRIKEDDRLIQAEGVDSLSEAELREDCRERGMLGLLSVEEMRQQLRDWLDLSLNHSVPSSLLILSRAFTVSGKLKPEEAVQATLSSLPDEVVDTVGITSLPSEDSVSERRRKLEFLEMQEELIKEEEEREEVEQARKDINTREDDKALKEMNISSAKEAHQLARARALENKEQLCELSRALAVLASASSVSTEREDFLRLVNKEIELYNSVVEKEGTDSEKEAFKAYKAAREEDEHDKESGEGDSVSSALIERVDAMLHNLEKEIDDVDAKIGDRWRLLDRDYDGKVTPEEVASAAMYLKDTLGKEGIQELISSLSKDKEGKILVEDIVKLGGWREDGDGHAAEEGRM; encoded by the exons ATGGCCTCAAGAGCTATTCTCAGAAGGAAGAGGTTCGTCGATCAATACCTTAACGCTTCTTCCACCTTGATTCCGAGCTCAAACTCTCTTCTCCGTCGTGGAACCGCCACACAGGATCTAACCTCTCCTCCTTCTGCTCCTCCCTCTGACAATCCTCATGGCGCTACTTCCCCGTCGTTTCCAAGTGTGGAGCCTCTCTACTTCTCTCGATTGGGATTCCGACCCTACGCGCGGAGCTTCTCCATTTCCAGAGATTTCGCTTCCGAATTCAATGCGCCCATGGGGATGAGGTGGATGACCGCGTCCCAATCGCTGCGCCGCGTTTCCACCGCCACTGCGAAGCAGCCGGACGATGACAACGAACGGAACGAGGAGATGGTTGCCAAGAAGAGGAAGGAGGCTTCCCCCGAGGAGTGCGATCAGGCCGTCGAAGGATTAACCACCGTGAAAGCGAAGGCGAAGGCGAAACGGCAGCAGGAGTCTCAGAAGGATTCGCAGTCCATTTTACAGAGAGTTTGGGCGACATTTCTAGGGATTGGTCCTGCGTTAAGAGCTGTTGCATCCATGAGCAG GGAGGACTGGGCTAAGAAACTGGTTCACTGGAAGACAGAATTCGTCTCAACGTTGCAGCATTATTGGCTGGGTTTTAAGCTGCTCTGGGTGGATGTGAGGATCAGTTCAAGGCTGTTGCTGAAGCTTGCTGGTGGGAAGAGTCTCACTAGGAGGGAAAGGCAGCAGCTCACGCGGACTACTGCCGATATCTTTAGGCTTGTCCCGTTTGCTGTTTTCATTATAGTTCCCTTCATGGAATTCCTCCTGCCTGTGGCTTTGAAACTTTTCCCGAACATGTTGCCATCAACATTTCAAGACAAAATGAAAGAACAG GAAGCATTGAAAAGGAGACTCAAGGCAAGAATAGAATATGCAAGATTCCTCCAGGATACAGTCAAAGAAATGGCAAAAGAAGTTCAAAACTCTCGTAGTGGAGAGATAAAGAAAACAGCAGAAGATCTTGATGAATTCTTAAACTTG ATTAGAAGAGGTTCGCGTGTCTCCAATGAGGAAATTTTGGGATTTGCTAAGTTGTTTAACGATGAACTAACTCTAGACAATATAAGCAG GCCACGTTTAGTCAATATGTGCAAATACATGGGGATTAGTCCTTTTGGAACTGATGCATACTTGCGATATATGCTACGAAAACGTTTACAGCG GATTAAGGAAGACGATAGATTGATTCAAGCAGAAGGCGTGGATTCTCTTTCGGAAGCTGAACTACGGGAAGATTGTAGAGAGAGAGGCATGCTTGGGTTGCTTTCTGTTGAAGAAATGCGCCAACAG CTTCGAGATTGGTTGGACCTATCTCTGAATCACTCTGTACCGTCATCTCTTTTGATACTTTCTAG GGCATTTACCGTGTCTGGGAAGTTGAAGCCAGAAGAAGCTGTGCAGGCTACGCTTTCTTCTCTGCCTGACGAAGTTGTTGATACTGTTGGCATTACTTCTTTACCCTCTGAGGATTCTGTCtcagagaggaggaggaaattGGAGTTCCTTGAAATGCAGGAAGAACTTATTAAG gaggaggaggagagagaggaagTGGAGCAAGCAAGGAAGGATATTAATACTCGCGAGGATGATAAGGCCTTGAAAGAGATGAATATTTCATCTGCCAAGGAAGCACATCAACTTGCCAGAGCTAGAGCATTAGAAAACAAAGAGCAGTTGTGTGAACTTAGTCGTGCATTAGCTGTTTTAGCATCTGCGTCG TCTGTAAGTACGGAGCGTGAAGATTTTCTAAGGCTTGTTAACAAAGAG aTAGAACTTTATAACAGTGTGGTGGAGAAGGAGGGTACAGATAGTGAAAAAGAGGCCTTTAAAGCTTATAAAGCCGCCCGAGAGGAAGATGAGCATGATAAAGAATCAGGTGAAGGGGATAGTGTGTCATCAGCACTCATAGAGAGA GTCGATGCTATGCTCCATAATCTTGAGAAGGAAATAGATGATGTGGATGCCAAAATTGGTGACCGGTGGAGGCTTTTGGACAG GGATTATGACGGGAAAGTAACTCCTGAGGAGGTAGCATCTGCTGCAATGTACTTGAAGGATACATTGGGCAAGGAGGGTATACAAGAACTCATCAGCAGTCTTTCCAAAGATAAAG AAGGGAAAATACTTGTGGAGGACATTGTTAAATTGGGCGGTTGGAGAGAAGATGGAGATGGTCATGCAGCTGAAGAGGGGAGAATGTAG